A single window of Nocardioides kongjuensis DNA harbors:
- a CDS encoding DNA-3-methyladenine glycosylase I: MTAPSAAVPGPDGLPRCPWALSAPEFPAYHDTEWGFPVVDDQRLFEKVSLEGFQSGLSWRTILVKRPAFRAAFSGFAFDVVAGYDERDVARLLADAGIVRHRGKIEAVINNAGRALDLVEERGSLAAYFWGFEPPVSELGEPQTLTTSPAAVAMSKDLKRRGWRFVGPTTAFAFMQAMGLVNDHVTGCVTRDEVAQARAGFTPPA, encoded by the coding sequence ATGACTGCCCCGAGCGCTGCTGTCCCCGGTCCCGACGGCCTGCCCCGCTGCCCGTGGGCCCTCAGCGCCCCGGAGTTCCCCGCCTACCACGACACCGAGTGGGGCTTCCCCGTCGTCGACGACCAGCGGCTGTTCGAGAAGGTCAGCCTCGAGGGCTTCCAGTCCGGGCTGAGCTGGCGCACGATCCTGGTGAAGCGCCCGGCCTTCCGCGCGGCCTTCTCGGGCTTCGCGTTCGACGTGGTCGCGGGCTACGACGAGCGCGACGTCGCCCGGCTGCTCGCCGACGCCGGGATCGTCCGCCACCGCGGCAAGATCGAGGCGGTCATCAACAACGCCGGGCGCGCGCTCGACCTGGTCGAGGAGCGGGGCTCGTTGGCGGCGTACTTCTGGGGGTTCGAGCCGCCTGTCTCCGAGCTCGGCGAGCCACAGACGCTGACGACCTCGCCGGCCGCCGTCGCGATGTCGAAGGACCTGAAGAGGCGGGGCTGGAGGTTCGTCGGGCCGACCACCGCGTTCGCGTTCATGCAGGCGATGGGACTGGTCAACGACCACGTCACCGGGTGCGTCACCCGCGACGAGGTCGCGCAGGCCCGGGCCGGGTTCACCCCTCCGGCGTGA